The proteins below come from a single Thermodesulfobacteriota bacterium genomic window:
- a CDS encoding response regulator, with amino-acid sequence MDNATRILIIDDDRDVWQAFRDVLSPEETEEGTASRRMDSLLGRRPPAVGQAPAFELVFADQGEDGYQKVVEARQEDRPYAVAFVDVRMPPGWDGVKTATAIRATDPAIELVIVTAYADRSREEMVAAIGAPERLLFLRKPFDADELLQMALSLSSKWRLARQEEATRQELASSRARFRDLVETISDFVWEMDSQGRYTYCSPVCSRLFGRSPDELLGQFFSQALLPEVDRQTCHQHLQHCVATGRGYAGLERSCLHADGRTVFVESSAMPVLNERGALIGFRGIDRDITERKREEIARAQLEEQYRQSQKMEALGTLAGGIAHDLNNVLAPIIMSAELIAMGLGPQDPVRDRLRVITESAQRAADLIRQILVFSRKQVLEPKVVDLNRVINAFFKLLRRLMRSDLEIVLELEPELWPVDADVSMMEQVILNLMVNARDAIHGQGRIELRTRNETVEQPIPDVEHRLFAGSFVVLSVTDDGCGMNEAVQARIFDPFFTTKAAGKGTGLGLSTVYGIVTQHGGHLRLVSRPEAGSTFSVYLPRSAHTTQGAEAAIHQVPRGGTETILLVEDNDEVRRMAASTMEAYGYRVLTAVNGAQGLEVFRRNPGLVHLLLTDIVMPQLDGRSLADMVRAERPELPVILMSAYPPDFVAENVAPFPFQFLQKPFRPADLARLLRNVLDQERKGTWMA; translated from the coding sequence ATGGACAACGCCACCCGCATTTTGATCATCGATGACGACCGGGATGTCTGGCAGGCCTTCCGGGATGTCCTGAGTCCGGAAGAGACCGAAGAGGGCACGGCCAGCCGGCGCATGGACAGCCTCCTGGGCCGGCGGCCGCCGGCGGTCGGCCAGGCCCCGGCCTTCGAGCTGGTCTTCGCCGACCAGGGCGAGGACGGCTACCAGAAGGTGGTGGAAGCCCGGCAAGAGGATCGACCCTATGCCGTCGCCTTTGTGGACGTGCGCATGCCCCCCGGCTGGGACGGGGTCAAGACCGCCACCGCCATCCGCGCCACCGATCCGGCCATCGAGCTGGTCATCGTCACCGCCTACGCGGACCGCAGCCGGGAGGAGATGGTGGCGGCCATCGGCGCCCCGGAGCGGCTCTTGTTCCTGCGCAAGCCCTTCGATGCCGACGAGCTGCTCCAGATGGCCCTGTCCCTGTCCAGCAAGTGGCGGTTGGCCCGCCAGGAGGAGGCAACCCGCCAGGAGCTGGCCTCGTCCCGGGCCCGCTTCCGGGATCTCGTGGAGACCATCAGCGATTTTGTCTGGGAGATGGACAGCCAGGGCCGCTACACCTACTGTTCCCCGGTCTGCAGCCGTCTGTTCGGCCGCAGTCCGGATGAGCTCCTGGGGCAGTTTTTCAGCCAAGCCCTGCTGCCGGAAGTGGATCGGCAGACCTGCCACCAGCATCTGCAGCACTGTGTCGCCACTGGCCGCGGCTATGCCGGGCTTGAGCGCAGCTGCCTGCACGCCGACGGCCGGACGGTGTTCGTGGAGTCCAGTGCCATGCCGGTCCTCAACGAGCGGGGGGCCCTGATCGGCTTCCGGGGCATCGACCGGGACATCACCGAGCGCAAGCGGGAGGAGATCGCCCGCGCCCAGCTGGAGGAGCAGTACCGGCAGTCCCAGAAGATGGAGGCCCTGGGCACCCTGGCCGGCGGCATTGCCCATGATCTCAACAACGTGCTGGCGCCGATCATCATGAGCGCGGAGCTGATCGCCATGGGACTCGGGCCGCAGGATCCGGTGCGGGATCGGCTGCGGGTCATCACCGAAAGCGCCCAGCGGGCCGCGGACCTCATCCGCCAGATCCTGGTCTTCTCCCGCAAACAGGTGCTGGAGCCCAAGGTGGTGGACCTCAACCGGGTGATCAACGCCTTTTTCAAGCTCCTGCGGCGGCTGATGCGCTCGGATCTGGAGATCGTCCTCGAGCTGGAGCCCGAGCTGTGGCCGGTGGATGCCGATGTCTCGATGATGGAGCAGGTGATCCTCAATCTGATGGTCAACGCCCGGGACGCCATCCACGGCCAGGGCCGCATCGAGCTGCGGACCCGCAACGAGACCGTGGAGCAGCCGATACCGGACGTGGAGCACCGGCTCTTTGCCGGCTCCTTCGTGGTCCTGTCGGTGACGGACGACGGCTGCGGCATGAATGAGGCGGTGCAGGCCCGGATTTTCGATCCCTTTTTCACCACCAAGGCTGCGGGCAAGGGCACGGGTCTGGGGCTGTCCACGGTCTACGGCATCGTCACCCAGCATGGCGGTCACCTGCGCCTGGTCTCCCGGCCAGAGGCCGGGTCCACCTTCTCCGTCTACCTGCCCCGCTCGGCCCACACCACCCAGGGCGCCGAGGCGGCCATCCACCAGGTGCCGCGGGGCGGCACCGAGACCATCCTCCTGGTCGAGGACAACGACGAGGTGCGGCGGATGGCCGCCTCCACCATGGAGGCCTACGGCTATCGGGTGCTCACCGCGGTCAACGGCGCCCAGGGGCTGGAGGTGTTTCGCCGTAATCCCGGCCTGGTGCACCTCTTGCTGACCGATATCGTGATGCCCCAGCTGGATGGCCGCAGCCTGGCCGACATGGTGCGCGCCGAGCGGCCGGAGCTGCCGGTGATCCTCATGAGCGCCTATCCGCCCGACTTCGTGGCCGAAAACGTTGCGCCCTTCCCCTTCCAGTTTCTCCAGAAGCCCTTCCGGCCCGCCGACCTGGCGCGGCTGCTGCGAAACGTCCTGGATCAGGAGCGCAAGGGCACTTGGATGGCGTAG
- a CDS encoding TonB-dependent receptor, with protein MMARGVRFGLAAVAWVGGLAGPVRATTDEERLQQVEALFASPYSEEMVYRTDRLLESSTGILESVRTAPSVATVISAADLRDLGATTVEEALAMVPGLHVLPGSTNLLLPSYSFRGLLTGLNPQVLVAVNGQPISLGYHGARPYVVHLPVAAVSRLEVIRGPGSALHGADAFAGVINIITKAGYEIEGSEIGARYGSFDTVETWLQHGGDHGGWDLALNLDLRRGSGDPHRIVERDLRTAMDAVYAPFGPPASLAPGELPTGYENLNAYLSLAHGGWQARLWGGLQHDRGLGNGINQVLDPYGSMDSQWLALDLGYRRPQLLPDLDGALRLTAFHQRVDGFYRQFPPGSILAMTADGNISPSPATTVYRVRFTEGLFGEPIVAEGQVGLEAVGLYSGWASHRLRCGGGLRYLADRTDNFKNFGPGVLDTSGFLTTAVNDAGGTLTYLNGDSPYIFMQDQERLIWYGLAQDQWALAPAWELSAGLRLDHYSDFGLTANPRLALVWEATPAATWKLLYGRAFRPPSFAELYLINNPVTWGSRDLEPETVDTLELAYALDPGQSWRLSTSLFAYRANGLIEFVPDPKPAVTATAANFRDIEAYGGELELEVHLTGDLRLRASYSYQHAVDDASNLPVPDTPRHLVKLNPHWAFLPDWSLDGQLLWVAGRSRVETDTRPEMDDYALVHLTLRRQRLLRHLEAACAVRNLFDTGAREATDGKIPGDIPLEGRSIWVELRLAF; from the coding sequence ATGATGGCACGAGGCGTTCGGTTCGGGCTGGCGGCTGTGGCCTGGGTGGGGGGGCTGGCCGGCCCCGTCCGGGCGACCACGGACGAGGAGCGGCTGCAGCAGGTGGAGGCCCTGTTTGCCTCCCCCTACAGCGAGGAGATGGTCTACCGCACCGACCGGCTCCTGGAGAGCAGCACCGGCATCCTGGAGTCGGTCCGCACCGCACCGTCGGTGGCCACGGTCATCTCGGCTGCCGATCTGCGGGATCTGGGGGCCACCACGGTGGAGGAGGCCCTGGCGATGGTGCCGGGGCTGCACGTCCTGCCCGGCTCCACCAACCTGTTGCTGCCCAGCTACAGCTTTCGCGGCCTGCTCACCGGCCTCAATCCCCAGGTGCTGGTGGCGGTGAACGGCCAGCCGATCAGCCTCGGCTATCACGGCGCCCGGCCCTATGTCGTCCACCTGCCGGTTGCCGCTGTTTCCCGGCTGGAGGTCATCCGGGGGCCAGGCTCGGCCCTGCACGGCGCCGATGCCTTTGCTGGCGTCATCAACATCATCACCAAGGCCGGCTACGAGATCGAGGGCAGTGAGATCGGGGCGCGCTACGGCTCCTTCGACACGGTCGAGACCTGGCTCCAGCACGGCGGCGACCACGGCGGCTGGGATCTGGCCCTGAATCTCGACCTGCGCCGCGGCAGCGGCGATCCCCACCGGATAGTGGAGCGGGACCTGCGCACCGCGATGGATGCCGTCTATGCCCCCTTTGGCCCGCCGGCCAGCCTGGCCCCCGGCGAACTGCCCACCGGCTACGAGAACCTCAATGCCTACCTGAGTCTGGCCCATGGCGGCTGGCAGGCCCGGCTCTGGGGCGGGCTCCAGCACGATCGCGGCCTGGGCAACGGCATCAACCAGGTCCTCGACCCCTATGGCTCGATGGACAGCCAGTGGCTGGCCCTGGATCTGGGCTACCGGCGGCCCCAGCTGCTGCCGGACCTGGATGGCGCCCTGCGGCTGACCGCTTTCCACCAGCGCGTTGACGGCTTCTACCGCCAGTTCCCGCCCGGCTCCATCCTGGCCATGACGGCAGACGGCAACATCTCCCCCAGCCCTGCCACGACCGTGTATCGGGTGCGCTTCACCGAGGGCCTCTTCGGCGAGCCCATCGTTGCCGAGGGCCAGGTCGGCCTGGAGGCCGTGGGCCTGTACTCCGGCTGGGCGAGCCATCGCCTGCGCTGCGGCGGCGGCCTGCGCTACCTGGCCGATCGGACCGACAATTTCAAGAACTTCGGCCCCGGGGTCCTGGACACCAGCGGCTTTCTGACGACGGCGGTGAACGATGCCGGCGGCACGCTGACCTATCTCAATGGCGACAGCCCGTACATCTTCATGCAGGACCAGGAGCGGCTGATCTGGTATGGGCTGGCCCAGGATCAATGGGCCCTGGCGCCGGCCTGGGAGCTGTCCGCGGGCCTGCGCCTGGACCACTACTCCGACTTCGGCCTCACCGCCAACCCGCGGCTGGCCCTGGTCTGGGAGGCGACGCCTGCGGCCACCTGGAAGCTCCTCTACGGCCGGGCCTTCCGGCCCCCTTCTTTTGCGGAGCTCTATCTGATCAACAACCCGGTCACCTGGGGCAGCCGGGACCTGGAGCCGGAGACCGTGGACACCCTGGAGCTGGCCTACGCCCTGGACCCGGGCCAGTCCTGGCGGCTTTCGACCAGCCTGTTTGCCTATCGGGCCAACGGCCTGATCGAGTTTGTGCCTGACCCGAAGCCGGCGGTCACCGCCACCGCCGCCAACTTCCGGGACATCGAGGCGTACGGCGGCGAGCTGGAGCTGGAGGTGCACCTGACCGGCGACCTCCGGCTGCGGGCCTCCTACTCGTACCAGCACGCCGTGGACGACGCCAGCAACCTGCCGGTGCCGGACACCCCCCGCCACCTGGTGAAGCTGAACCCGCACTGGGCCTTTCTGCCGGACTGGTCCCTGGATGGCCAGCTCCTCTGGGTCGCCGGTCGCTCCCGGGTCGAGACCGACACCCGGCCGGAGATGGACGACTATGCCCTGGTGCACCTGACCCTGCGGCGCCAGCGGCTTTTGCGCCACCTGGAGGCGGCGTGTGCGGTGCGGAACCTCTTCGACACCGGCGCCCGGGAGGCCACCGACGGCAAGATCCCCGGTGATATCCCTCTGGAAGGGCGGTCGATCTGGGTCGAGCTGCGGCTCGCCTTCTAG
- a CDS encoding TonB-dependent receptor, with product MRRRGAATHPLSRSLSAVAAWAWGGVAALVTGLLTGTAGAATDEELLQQVEALFASPYSEEMVYRTDRLLESSTGILESVRTAPSVATVLTAADLRDLGATTVEEALAMVPGLHALPSYANVLLPGYAIRGLWTSINPQVLVAVNGQPITFHYNGTRPHGFNVPVPAISRIEVIRGPGSALHGADAVAGVINIITKAGYEIEGSEAGARYGSFDTVETWLQHGGDYGGWDLALNLDLRRGSGDPDRVVERDMAARTGGSLAPGELPTGYENLNVYLGLANGGWQARLWGGLQHDMGLGNGVTQVLDPYGSVDARWLALDVGYQRPRLLPDLDGSLRLTFFHQNWDAFGRMFPPGAVLGIGADGNLWPDPRTPPPFLARFTDGLFGEPIIEEDQIGLEAIGLYSGLPGHRFRFGGGLRYVADHTDNFKNFGYGVLSTAGFAPFPALNDVGGGLTYLNGDSPYIFMQDQERLIGYGLAQDQWALARDWDCTAGLRLDHYSDFGLTANPRLALVWEATPALTAKLLYGRAFRPPDFLSLYGRNNPAYLGNGDLDPETVDTVELAGELVLGQAWRLTASTFAYRVNGLIEYVPPDAATKTASNFRDIEAYGGELEAEAHLTDSLRLRASYSYQHAVDDASNLPVPDAPHHLVKLNPHWAFLPDWSLDGQLLWVASRSRIESDTRPELDDYALVHLTLRRQRLLRHLEAACAVRNLFDTGAREATDGRIPNDIPLEGRSIWGELRLRF from the coding sequence ATGAGGAGACGGGGTGCTGCCACCCACCCGCTGTCGAGGAGTCTTTCCGCCGTCGCCGCCTGGGCCTGGGGCGGCGTAGCGGCCCTGGTCACGGGGCTTTTGACCGGCACCGCCGGGGCGGCCACCGACGAGGAGCTGCTGCAGCAGGTGGAGGCACTCTTCGCCTCGCCGTACAGCGAGGAGATGGTCTACCGCACCGACCGGCTCCTGGAGAGCAGCACCGGCATCCTGGAGTCGGTCCGCACCGCGCCATCGGTGGCCACGGTGCTCACCGCCGCCGATCTGCGGGATCTGGGTGCCACCACGGTGGAGGAGGCCCTGGCGATGGTGCCCGGGCTCCACGCCCTGCCCAGCTACGCCAACGTCCTTCTGCCCGGCTACGCCATCCGCGGTCTGTGGACCAGCATCAATCCCCAGGTGCTGGTGGCGGTGAACGGCCAGCCCATCACCTTCCACTACAACGGCACCCGGCCCCACGGCTTCAACGTGCCGGTGCCGGCAATCTCCCGCATCGAGGTCATCCGCGGCCCGGGCTCGGCCCTGCATGGCGCCGACGCCGTGGCCGGGGTGATCAACATCATCACCAAGGCCGGCTACGAGATCGAGGGCAGCGAGGCCGGGGCCCGCTACGGCTCCTTCGACACCGTCGAGACCTGGCTCCAGCACGGTGGCGACTACGGCGGCTGGGATCTGGCCTTGAATCTCGACCTGCGCCGGGGCAGTGGCGATCCCGATCGGGTGGTGGAGCGGGATATGGCCGCGCGGACTGGCGGCAGCCTGGCCCCCGGCGAGCTGCCCACCGGCTACGAGAACCTGAATGTCTATCTGGGCCTGGCCAACGGTGGCTGGCAGGCCCGGCTCTGGGGTGGCCTGCAGCACGACATGGGCCTGGGCAACGGCGTCACCCAGGTGCTGGATCCGTACGGCTCGGTGGACGCACGGTGGCTGGCCCTGGATGTGGGCTACCAGCGGCCCCGGCTGCTGCCGGACCTGGACGGCTCCCTGCGCCTGACCTTCTTCCACCAGAACTGGGATGCCTTCGGCCGCATGTTCCCGCCCGGTGCGGTCCTGGGCATCGGCGCGGACGGCAACCTCTGGCCAGACCCCCGCACGCCGCCCCCCTTCCTGGCACGCTTCACGGACGGCCTGTTCGGCGAGCCCATCATCGAGGAAGACCAGATCGGCCTGGAGGCCATCGGCCTCTACTCGGGTCTGCCGGGCCACCGCTTCCGCTTCGGCGGCGGCCTGCGCTACGTGGCCGACCATACCGACAATTTCAAGAATTTCGGCTACGGCGTCCTGAGCACCGCGGGCTTTGCACCCTTCCCGGCCCTGAACGACGTTGGCGGCGGCCTCACCTATCTCAATGGTGACAGCCCGTACATCTTCATGCAGGACCAGGAGCGGCTCATCGGCTACGGCCTGGCTCAGGACCAGTGGGCCCTGGCCCGGGATTGGGATTGTACCGCTGGCCTCAGGCTGGACCACTACTCCGACTTCGGCCTCACCGCCAACCCCCGGCTGGCCCTGGTCTGGGAAGCAACGCCGGCCCTCACCGCCAAGCTCCTCTACGGCCGGGCCTTCCGGCCGCCGGACTTCCTGAGCCTTTACGGCCGCAACAATCCCGCCTACCTGGGCAACGGGGATCTCGATCCGGAGACAGTGGACACGGTGGAGCTGGCCGGCGAGCTGGTCCTGGGCCAGGCCTGGCGCCTTACGGCCAGCACCTTTGCCTACCGGGTCAACGGCCTCATCGAGTACGTGCCGCCGGATGCTGCCACCAAGACCGCGTCCAATTTCCGGGATATCGAGGCCTATGGCGGCGAGCTGGAGGCGGAGGCGCACCTGACCGACAGCCTCCGGCTGCGGGCCTCCTACTCGTACCAGCATGCCGTGGACGACGCCAGCAACCTGCCGGTGCCGGACGCCCCCCACCACTTGGTGAAGCTGAACCCGCACTGGGCCTTTCTGCCGGACTGGTCCCTGGACGGCCAGCTCCTCTGGGTGGCCAGCCGCTCCCGGATCGAGAGCGACACCCGGCCGGAGCTGGATGACTACGCCCTGGTGCACCTGACCCTGCGGCGCCAGCGGCTGTTGCGCCACCTGGAGGCGGCGTGTGCGGTGCGGAACCTCTTCGACACCGGCGCCCGGGAGGCCACCGATGGCAGGATCCCGAACGACATCCCCCTGGAAGGGCGGTCGATCTGGGGCGAGCTGCGGCTGCGCTTCTAG
- a CDS encoding ATP-binding protein, with the protein MNKETFSTVLFEWQGLIRRRGGVCRDLEAGLLRAMGSRPIKIVTGFRRSGKSFLVQQVARRLLDAGQIEPSNLLYLNLEDFRLMEVTSPERLNELYELFLSSSAKPGRRLLIFDEIQNVSAWDRFIRTIYERDGETVEIVLTGSNSELLSSELGSNLAGRFIEFSLLPFSFREFLAYRGLPIREEADYFRARQEVSRLFFEYLAHGGLPEVFDIPAPEAKISYLTGVVSKVILDDVVRRFRVDNVSLLEKLFHYLMAGAGCVTTYASLARRAQALGFRTKPETIIAYCGYLLKTFALCEVNRFSWKQSRVFADTRKYFSIDPGLITLYRPPEEGLALRLEHAVLLELRRRGAKVCFGTNDSGRELDFLAATGGRSFDRYQVAVRLTADDERRELGAFVLADPYLQAGKNLLLTLDEGEETRNWQGIPIRRCHLIRWLLGFPDVAP; encoded by the coding sequence ATGAACAAGGAGACCTTTTCCACCGTCCTCTTCGAGTGGCAAGGCCTGATCAGGAGGCGCGGCGGGGTCTGTCGCGACCTGGAGGCTGGGCTCCTGAGGGCCATGGGATCACGACCGATCAAGATCGTGACGGGGTTTCGCCGTAGCGGCAAATCGTTTCTGGTGCAGCAGGTGGCCAGGCGTCTTCTCGACGCCGGGCAGATTGAGCCGTCCAACCTGCTCTACCTCAACCTGGAAGACTTCCGGCTCATGGAAGTGACCAGCCCGGAACGGCTCAACGAGCTCTACGAGCTGTTCTTGAGCAGCTCGGCCAAGCCAGGAAGGAGGCTTCTCATCTTTGACGAGATCCAGAATGTCAGCGCCTGGGATCGTTTCATCCGCACCATCTATGAGCGGGACGGGGAGACCGTCGAAATTGTGCTGACCGGCTCCAACTCGGAGCTTCTTTCGTCGGAGCTGGGGAGCAACCTGGCCGGACGCTTCATCGAGTTTTCGCTGCTGCCTTTCAGCTTCAGGGAGTTTCTGGCCTACCGGGGGTTGCCGATCAGGGAAGAAGCGGACTATTTCCGTGCGCGTCAGGAGGTGAGCCGGCTTTTTTTCGAGTACCTGGCCCACGGAGGCCTTCCCGAGGTGTTCGATATCCCGGCGCCGGAGGCCAAGATCTCGTATCTTACCGGGGTCGTGAGCAAGGTCATCCTCGATGATGTGGTGCGTCGTTTCCGCGTCGACAATGTCTCCCTGCTCGAAAAGCTGTTTCATTATCTGATGGCGGGTGCGGGATGTGTCACCACCTACGCATCCCTCGCCCGGCGCGCCCAGGCCCTCGGCTTCCGGACCAAGCCGGAAACGATCATCGCCTACTGCGGTTATCTGCTCAAGACCTTTGCGCTGTGTGAGGTCAACCGCTTCAGCTGGAAGCAGAGCCGCGTCTTTGCCGACACCCGGAAGTACTTCAGCATCGACCCCGGACTCATCACCCTGTACCGCCCGCCGGAAGAGGGCCTGGCCCTGCGCCTGGAACATGCCGTGCTGCTGGAGCTGCGCCGGCGCGGCGCCAAGGTCTGTTTCGGAACGAACGATTCCGGCCGGGAGCTGGATTTCCTGGCCGCCACAGGGGGGAGGAGCTTTGACCGCTATCAGGTCGCGGTTAGGCTGACGGCGGATGACGAACGGCGGGAGCTGGGGGCCTTCGTGCTCGCCGACCCGTACCTGCAGGCGGGGAAGAATCTGCTGCTGACCCTGGACGAGGGCGAGGAGACCCGCAACTGGCAGGGAATCCCCATCCGGCGCTGCCACCTCATCCGCTGGCTTCTCGGCTTTCCGGACGTTGCGCCCTGA
- a CDS encoding DsrE/DsrF/DrsH-like family protein, whose protein sequence is MSQQPEAAAKQETAAFITSRDTLDGAYPGLILGINARRLGMDAVVFYTFMGINVIRKGWVERAKFQPPGFMGAIPGMSAIATWMMKDRIAKANIPTLGDLQEIAIMEGVRFVACKMTVDMMQLSPADFVEGTTIQTAEEFLKYAKDCKILLFT, encoded by the coding sequence ATGAGTCAGCAGCCGGAAGCCGCCGCCAAGCAGGAAACCGCCGCCTTCATCACCTCCCGGGACACCCTGGACGGGGCCTACCCGGGGCTCATTCTCGGCATCAATGCCCGGCGCCTGGGCATGGACGCCGTCGTCTTCTACACCTTCATGGGCATCAACGTCATCCGCAAGGGCTGGGTGGAACGGGCCAAGTTCCAGCCGCCCGGGTTCATGGGCGCCATCCCCGGCATGTCGGCAATCGCTACCTGGATGATGAAGGACCGGATCGCCAAGGCCAACATCCCCACCCTGGGCGACCTGCAGGAGATCGCCATCATGGAGGGGGTACGGTTCGTGGCCTGCAAGATGACCGTGGACATGATGCAGCTTTCGCCCGCCGACTTCGTCGAAGGGACGACCATCCAGACCGCCGAGGAGTTTCTGAAATACGCCAAGGACTGCAAGATCCTGCTCTTCACCTGA
- a CDS encoding type II toxin-antitoxin system VapC family toxin, with amino-acid sequence MEPLFLLDTDICIYIAKERPPQVRERFARHPAGELAMSVVTCGELWHGAEKSLAPERARAALQGLTEVLAVLALPADAGRHYGRIRAALERMGQPIGNNDLWIAAHACAAGLCLVSNNEREFARIAGLRWENWAAPPGP; translated from the coding sequence ATGGAGCCTTTGTTCCTGCTGGACACGGATATTTGCATCTATATCGCCAAGGAGCGTCCTCCCCAGGTCCGGGAGCGTTTTGCCCGGCACCCGGCCGGAGAGTTGGCCATGTCGGTGGTCACTTGCGGGGAGTTGTGGCATGGGGCCGAAAAAAGCCTTGCCCCAGAGCGGGCGAGAGCCGCCCTGCAAGGCCTGACCGAGGTCCTGGCTGTCCTGGCCCTGCCGGCAGACGCCGGTCGCCACTATGGCCGTATCCGCGCCGCCCTCGAACGGATGGGACAACCCATCGGCAACAACGACCTGTGGATCGCCGCCCACGCCTGTGCCGCCGGCCTGTGCCTGGTGAGCAACAACGAGCGGGAATTCGCCCGCATCGCGGGCCTGCGCTGGGAAAACTGGGCCGCGCCCCCCGGGCCGTGA
- the vapB gene encoding type II toxin-antitoxin system VapB family antitoxin: MAIARVFKSGNSQAVRLPKEYRLRAREVEIFRRGDEIVLREHPASATAIFDRLTALPEDFMACGREDAPPQEREPL; encoded by the coding sequence ATGGCTATCGCTCGTGTCTTCAAGTCTGGCAACAGCCAGGCCGTCCGTCTTCCCAAGGAATACCGCCTCCGGGCACGGGAGGTGGAGATCTTCCGTCGCGGCGACGAGATTGTGCTGCGGGAGCACCCGGCCAGCGCCACGGCGATCTTTGATCGCCTGACGGCGCTGCCGGAGGACTTCATGGCCTGCGGCAGAGAGGATGCACCCCCCCAGGAGCGGGAGCCGCTCTGA